The genomic stretch TTATGTTTGCACCAGAAGATCTCGAGATTGTAAAAGGGACACCGGGGGTTCGCCGCCGGTTCCTTGACATGGAGATCGGTCAGGTTGCTCCGGGATACATTTATCATCTTCAGCAGTATCAGAAAATTCTTGTACAGCGTAATAATTTGCTCAAGCAATTATATGGTGCTGGCGAGTCACAGCAAGTGATGCTGACTGTATGGAATGACCAGCTTGCAGAACATGGTGTTAAAATCGTAAAAAAAAGGAAACAATTCATAAAGAAGCTGCAAAAGTGGGCGGAAACGATTCACGAGGGGATCACAGGGGGAAAAGAAAAGCTTGAACTTGCCTATGTACCTTCCTTTGCAGACCCTTTGGAAGAAGATGAAGCTGTCTTATTAGATCGGTTTATGATAAAATTATCACAAACGAAGGATCAGGAGATTCGGCGAGGGATGTCCCTTACCGGACCACACCGGGATGATTTATCCTTCTTCATCAACGGACGTGAAGTGCAAACCTATGGCTCACAGGGACAACAGCGAACAACTGCATTATCCCTGAAGCTTGCAGAGATTGAACTGATCCGGGAAGAAATAGGGGAATATCCTGTTTTGCTTCTGGATGATGTGCTTTCTGAACTGGATCCGTATCGTCAGACCCAGCTCATCGAAACATTTCAGAGCAAGGTGCAGACCTTTATTACCGCAACAGGCATAGAGACACTCAATACCAGCAAACTGAAGGATGCATACATCTATCAAGTTGACGCTGGTCATGTGGAACGTTAAGGAGAGGATCGGACAATGTATATTCACCTGGGCGGTGACAAAATTATCCGCTCTTCTGAACTCGTAGCCATTTTTGATATCTCTATTGAGAAATCTTCGAAGATTTCCAAACAGTATGTTACGTACGCGAAACAGGAGAAGAATATCGAACAGATTGGTGAAGAGGAAGCCAAATCGATTGTTGTAACGAAAAGCACAGTTTACTATTCTCCAATATCCTCAGCTACACTCAAAAAAAGAGCGAATATTTTATCTGAAATATAAAAGTTATTCCCGAGTATCGTCACCTTGCTAACCGTTAGTAAGGAGGCGGTACTTTTATATCGCAGTCAGTTTTTTTATTTTATACACTCATATCAGCATCACTTGGATACACTCTAATCTTGAGAAGTAGGTGAAAGGCATGTCTATGAATCAACCGGCATATGATGCAGATGAGATTCAGGTCCTTGAAGGACTTGAAGCTGTCAGAAAACGTCCAGGGATGTATATCGGCTCTACCAGCGCAAAAGGCTTGCATCACCTCGTGTGGGAAGTCGTGGACAATAGTATCGACGAAGCATTAGCAGGTTTTTGCGATCAGATTGATGTTACTATTCATGAAGATAACAGCATAACTGTTGTTGATAATGGGCGGGGAATTCCCGTAAGTGAACAGGCCAAAATGAAAAAATCAGCACTTGAAGTCGTAATGACCGTACTTCATGCTGGCGGTAAATTTGGCGGCGGAGGATACAAGGTATCGGGCGGTCTTCACGGGGTAGGTATTTCCGTCGTGAACGCATTGTCGAGTAAAGTCGTGGTTACCGTAAAAAGAGACGGACACGTCTACAGACAAGAATATCAACGCGGTGTTCCTCAGTATGATGTAAAAGTAATCGGAGATACAGAAGAGACAGGAACAACGACTACCTTCTATCCCGATAGTGAAATTTTTACGGAAACTACTGAGTATGATTACAATACGTTGCTCACTCGGATTCGTGAACTTGCCTTTCTTAACAAAGGAATTGGGCTTCGAATTACCGATGAACGTACAGGAGTTTCTAACTCTTTTCATTACGAAGGCGGAATTAAAGAGTATGTTCAATATCTGAATAATAAAAGAGAAGTACTCCATGAACAGCCGATCTATGTAGAAGGACAGAGAGAGAGTATTCAGGTGGAAGTAGCATTGCAGTACAATGACAGCTACGCCGAGAATATCTACTCTTTTGCTAATAATATTAATACTCATGAAGGCGGTACTCATGAGTCTGGATTTAAGAGTGCCTTGACACGCGTAATCAATGATTATGCGCGGAAGACCGGCATTATTAAAGATAATAACAGCAATCTTACTGGTGATGATGTACGTGAGGGACTCACAGCGATTATCTCGGTTAAGATTCCTGAGCCTCAGTTTGAAGGACAGACCAAAACGAAACTTGGTAATAGTGAAGTTCGGGGTGTCGTGGAATCCTTGTTCGCAGAAAAGCTGCAAGAGTTCCTCATCGAGAATCCATCTACTGCCCGCCGCATTCTAGATAAAGCGCTCCAAGCATCTAGAGCACGTGAAGCGGCCCGGAAAGCAAGAGAGATGACTCGCCGTAAAAGCGTACTAGAAGTAAGCTCTCTGCCAGGTAAACTGGCTGACTGTTCTTCCAAAGATGCTTCTATCAGCGAACTGTACATTGTAGAGGGTGACTCTGCGGGGGGATCTGCAAAGCAAGGACGCGATCGTCACTTCCAGGCGATTTTGCCGCTGCGCGGTAAGATTCTAAACGTAGAGAAAGCAAGACTTGACCGTATCTTGTCTAATGCGGAGATTCGCGCTATTATCACTGCTCTTGGCACAGGGATTGGCGACGATTTTGATATTGAAAAAGCACGTTATCACAAAGTCATTATTATGACAGATGCTGATGTCGATGGTGCTCATATTCGTACACTCCTGCTAACTTTCTTTTACCGCTATATGCGTAAAATTATCGAAGCGGGATACGTATATATTGCGCAGCCGCCGCTTTTCAAAGTAGAGCGTAATAAAACGATCCGTTATGCAGGTTCAGAAGCAGAACGTGATGCCATTATTCGTGAATTCGGCGAAAATGCAAAAGTTAACGTGCAGCGTTATAAAGGTCTTGGAGAGATGAATGCAACACAGCTTTGGGAAACGACAATGGATCCAGAAAGCCGTACGATGCTTCAGGTTTCCATAGGCGATGCTATGTTGGCTGATACCATGTTTGATACCCTTATGGGTGATAACGTTGAACCGCGTCGTGACTTTATTCAAGAAAATGCTAGATACGTTAAGAACCTTGACGTTTAGTAGGTAAATAAAAAGAGAAGAGGCCAGTTTGGCCTCTTTTTTATATCTATTTTGTTGATTTGGATTTGGGTGCTGGCTTGAGTCTGCCATAGGCAATGGCGTACTTCTTAATTTTTCGATAGATACTTTTATCGGGCAGATAACCAAATACATAGAGACCTGGAGAAGTATTCACTTCAAGAATCCATGGTTTAACCTGGGCATCAAGAGCAATATCTAGTCCTATTTCTTTAATGCGAGGGTAGGTCTTTTCCATACATTTTGCTGTTCGTACCCCTAGCACATAAAGTTCTTTTTTTAATTTTGTCGTCTCTGCTTTGGTGAGATAGGGCATCATTAGTTGCTCAAAAGATACGATGCGTCCCCCGCCATTGATGTTAGTTATAATTTTTCCTTTTGCTGCTACTTTACCTATTATTCCTGTAGCTTCCCAATTTCCGCTCAAATTACGCTGAACCATTACTCGTAAGTCAAAAGGACGCTTCTGATATTTCAGGAGAGGGATTCCCCTTTGGACAAGATAAGATTTCCCCATAGTCCGTTTAAGAATGGCTTTATGCAGGTCAGCGATAGAGTCATAATGCTCTTTCTTTTTTACATAATGAAGTTTATATAGTGCACTAGACACATCTTCACTGCTTGGCTCATCTGCGTGGTCTGCAGCTTCAGAAGTACGTTCAGTACGTTCAATTCTCATAATCCCTTTCCCATGGGTGCCCTGTTCTGGCTTAACATAAACCGTTCGGTAAATTTGGCACATTTGTTCTAATGCAGTAAGACTATATTTTCTCGTTTCCGGATGGAAGGGAGCAATATACTTATCTTTCAAAAGGACCTTCATCTTTTTCCACTTACTTGAAACTTTCTGTATGCTCACAAAAACCCTCCTCTACTGAGAATACTTCATTCATTTCCACTTCCACATAAAATTGATTTGTACGTAAGAGTACTGAGGGAAATCCATAGGACAAGGACTAAAAACAGTGGTATAATAGAGGAATATGGCGATTCCTGTGGACTCAGGTGAAATCCTGTAGGAAATGGTGGCATCTGCATTAATATAGTGTATTCCTTAGCTGTGAATTAGGAAGGGCACTTCCCTAGGAGCGGCATGGATATATAGAAATAGAGCAGGTTTAATAATGCTCTTTTGGTAAAGGCTTATGTAATAGGATAGATGTGAATTTAGGAGTACTACAGTCGTGTTAGGCTATAGTTATATAAAGATTAAACGTAAGGCAGCTTAACAATGTGGTTTTGATAGACTAGAAGGAGGTCCAGCATGGCGGATCAAAA from Paenibacillus polygoni encodes the following:
- the recF gene encoding DNA replication/repair protein RecF (All proteins in this family for which functions are known are DNA-binding proteins that assist the filamentation of RecA onto DNA for the initiation of recombination or recombinational repair.), with the protein product MFVTDIELKQFRNYEYLKLDSFGPVNLIIGQNAQGKTNLVEAIYALALTKSHRTSKDKELIRFESGSANIRAHVDRKYGKIQLELALSQQGKKAKINGLEQRKLSDFVGSLNVVMFAPEDLEIVKGTPGVRRRFLDMEIGQVAPGYIYHLQQYQKILVQRNNLLKQLYGAGESQQVMLTVWNDQLAEHGVKIVKKRKQFIKKLQKWAETIHEGITGGKEKLELAYVPSFADPLEEDEAVLLDRFMIKLSQTKDQEIRRGMSLTGPHRDDLSFFINGREVQTYGSQGQQRTTALSLKLAEIELIREEIGEYPVLLLDDVLSELDPYRQTQLIETFQSKVQTFITATGIETLNTSKLKDAYIYQVDAGHVER
- the remB gene encoding extracellular matrix regulator RemB; its protein translation is MYIHLGGDKIIRSSELVAIFDISIEKSSKISKQYVTYAKQEKNIEQIGEEEAKSIVVTKSTVYYSPISSATLKKRANILSEI
- the gyrB gene encoding DNA topoisomerase (ATP-hydrolyzing) subunit B, yielding MSMNQPAYDADEIQVLEGLEAVRKRPGMYIGSTSAKGLHHLVWEVVDNSIDEALAGFCDQIDVTIHEDNSITVVDNGRGIPVSEQAKMKKSALEVVMTVLHAGGKFGGGGYKVSGGLHGVGISVVNALSSKVVVTVKRDGHVYRQEYQRGVPQYDVKVIGDTEETGTTTTFYPDSEIFTETTEYDYNTLLTRIRELAFLNKGIGLRITDERTGVSNSFHYEGGIKEYVQYLNNKREVLHEQPIYVEGQRESIQVEVALQYNDSYAENIYSFANNINTHEGGTHESGFKSALTRVINDYARKTGIIKDNNSNLTGDDVREGLTAIISVKIPEPQFEGQTKTKLGNSEVRGVVESLFAEKLQEFLIENPSTARRILDKALQASRAREAARKAREMTRRKSVLEVSSLPGKLADCSSKDASISELYIVEGDSAGGSAKQGRDRHFQAILPLRGKILNVEKARLDRILSNAEIRAIITALGTGIGDDFDIEKARYHKVIIMTDADVDGAHIRTLLLTFFYRYMRKIIEAGYVYIAQPPLFKVERNKTIRYAGSEAERDAIIREFGENAKVNVQRYKGLGEMNATQLWETTMDPESRTMLQVSIGDAMLADTMFDTLMGDNVEPRRDFIQENARYVKNLDV
- a CDS encoding YheC/YheD family protein codes for the protein MSIQKVSSKWKKMKVLLKDKYIAPFHPETRKYSLTALEQMCQIYRTVYVKPEQGTHGKGIMRIERTERTSEAADHADEPSSEDVSSALYKLHYVKKKEHYDSIADLHKAILKRTMGKSYLVQRGIPLLKYQKRPFDLRVMVQRNLSGNWEATGIIGKVAAKGKIITNINGGGRIVSFEQLMMPYLTKAETTKLKKELYVLGVRTAKCMEKTYPRIKEIGLDIALDAQVKPWILEVNTSPGLYVFGYLPDKSIYRKIKKYAIAYGRLKPAPKSKSTK